Genomic DNA from Streptomyces venezuelae:
TCCGCAGGCTCAGCGGCACGCGGGGCGTCTCCCGCACGCGGACGACCATCGTGCTCTCCACCAAGTGGGAGAACCGGGTCGGAGAGCTGCCCGAAGAGGAGTGAGCCCCGGGGCGTACCGTTGGCGAGAGTTTGTGGCAGGTCGTAGGGAGAGGTAAGGGCGAGGCATGGACGCAGGACTCAAGCGCGAGCTGGAAGACAAGGTCCGGGCCGGGGAGCGGTTGTCCCGCGAGGACGGCATCGCGCTCTACGAGTCGGACGACCTGGCCTGGCTCGGCGGGCTCGCCCACGAGGTGCGCACCCGCAAGAACGGCGACGTCGTGCACTTCAACGTCAACCGCCACCTCAACATGACCAACGTGTGCACCGCGTCCTGCGCGTACTGCTCGTTCCAGCGCAAGCCGGGCGAGAAGGACGCGTACACGATGCGCATCGAGGAGGCCGTCCGCCTCGCGAAGGCGATGGAGGGCGAGAACCTCACCGAACTGCACATCGTCAACGGCCTGCACCCGAACCTGCCGTGGCGGTACTACCCGCGTTCGCTCAGCGAGCTCAAGAAGGCGCTCCCGAACGTCTCCCTGAAGGCCTTCACCGCCACCGAGATCCACCACTTCGAGACGATCTCGGGGATGCCCGCCTCCGAGATCCTCGACGAGCTGATCGAGGCGGGCCTCGAATCGCTCACCGGCGGCGGCGCGGAGATCTTCGACTGGGAGGTCCGCCGGCACATCGTCGACCACCGCACCCACTGGGAGGACTGGTCGCGCATCCACCGCCTCGCGCACGAGAAGGGTCTCAAGACCCCGAGCACGATGCTGTACGGCCACATCGAGGAGCGCCGCCACCGCGTCGACCACGTCCTGCGCCTGCGTGAACTGCAGGACGAGACCGGCGGCTTCCAGGTCTTCATCCCGCTGCGCTACCAGCACGACTTCGTCGACATGCAGGACGGCAAGGTCAGGAACCGCCTCCAGGCGCGGACGACCATGGCGTCCGGCGCGGAGGCGCTGAAGACCTTCGCGGTGTCGCGGCTCCTCTTCGACAACGTCCCGCACGTCAAGGTCTTCTGGGTCATGCACGGCCTGCACACCACACAGCTCGCCCTGCAGCACGGCGCGGACGACATGGACGGCTCGGTCGTCGAGTACAAGATCACGCACGACGCGGACAACTTCGGCACGCCGAACAAGCTGACCCGCGAGGACCTGCTCGGCCTGATCCGCGAGGCCGGCTTCCGCCCGGTCGAGCGGAACACGCGGTACGAGGCGATCCGGGAGTACGAGGGTCCCGACCCGCTGCTGCGGGAGACCCCGCAGGCCATGCGGGTCTGAGCGGGCCGCTCGTATCGTGTCGCTCACTTTTCGGCTGGATCCGCCGGTCGACCCCGCGCTGCGTGACGGCGTCCTCGCCCTGTGGGCCGACGTCACCAACGCGGGCGGGGCCGTCGGCTTCGTGCCGCCCACGACGCCCGAGGAGGTACGCCCCGAGTTCGTCCGGCACCTCGCCGCGATGAGCGAGGGCCGGACCCGCCTCCTCGTGGGGTTCGACGAGGACGGGGCCGTCGCCGCGACCGCGTTCCTCACCCA
This window encodes:
- the mqnE gene encoding aminofutalosine synthase MqnE translates to MDAGLKRELEDKVRAGERLSREDGIALYESDDLAWLGGLAHEVRTRKNGDVVHFNVNRHLNMTNVCTASCAYCSFQRKPGEKDAYTMRIEEAVRLAKAMEGENLTELHIVNGLHPNLPWRYYPRSLSELKKALPNVSLKAFTATEIHHFETISGMPASEILDELIEAGLESLTGGGAEIFDWEVRRHIVDHRTHWEDWSRIHRLAHEKGLKTPSTMLYGHIEERRHRVDHVLRLRELQDETGGFQVFIPLRYQHDFVDMQDGKVRNRLQARTTMASGAEALKTFAVSRLLFDNVPHVKVFWVMHGLHTTQLALQHGADDMDGSVVEYKITHDADNFGTPNKLTREDLLGLIREAGFRPVERNTRYEAIREYEGPDPLLRETPQAMRV